A genomic stretch from Candidatus Hydrogenisulfobacillus filiaventi includes:
- a CDS encoding protein of unknown function (Evidence 5 : Unknown function) — translation MTFAGWGQPPDPPVVPIVLRLWRMGIATDGSCAGHRGSPTYITVRPGATEVGEAHWHTLAVIGLRAQWPRGCSVAWSASGVEARYSPLAAEDPAFAHRVRTSLLRQMRRLLDAMGHVWDASGLSWTPWEPVPVPDGVEPATLGTEAWFAFWRARSESERLVAELRWVGQSWSAIALETGLAADACRRMWTDLWSGWRAIAAHGNLGRRPWRSDGPDPVGPSGSGDRG, via the coding sequence ATGACGTTCGCGGGCTGGGGCCAGCCACCCGACCCGCCCGTGGTGCCCATCGTGCTGCGGCTGTGGCGAATGGGCATCGCCACCGACGGGTCCTGCGCTGGACATCGAGGATCCCCCACGTATATCACCGTCCGTCCCGGCGCCACAGAGGTCGGCGAGGCCCATTGGCACACGCTGGCGGTCATCGGGCTGCGGGCGCAATGGCCACGTGGCTGTTCCGTGGCGTGGAGCGCCTCCGGTGTGGAGGCTCGATATTCGCCGTTGGCCGCCGAGGACCCGGCCTTCGCTCATCGTGTCCGGACCTCGCTGCTTCGGCAGATGCGGAGGCTCCTCGACGCGATGGGGCACGTGTGGGATGCGTCGGGTCTCTCCTGGACTCCGTGGGAGCCCGTCCCGGTCCCAGACGGTGTGGAGCCAGCCACGCTGGGCACGGAGGCGTGGTTCGCCTTTTGGCGCGCGCGATCCGAGTCCGAACGCCTGGTGGCGGAGCTGAGATGGGTCGGCCAGTCGTGGTCAGCCATCGCCCTGGAGACGGGATTGGCGGCCGACGCCTGTCGGCGGATGTGGACCGACCTATGGAGCGGATGGCGGGCCATCGCCGCTCACGGGAACCTCGGAAGGCGTCCATGGCGATCGGATGGGCCCGATCCGGTGGGCCCAAGCGGCTCCGGGGACAGGGGATGA
- a CDS encoding protein of unknown function (Evidence 5 : Unknown function), whose amino-acid sequence MPRRGTAAKSTTKRPSSERTSPKRRKAGPRKARPTDPVPKAVLEFCANAHGSEVAGVRCKEEPEETGGACLVVRGRRCPWFEEAVLPDHVVPESVRVAYWASRHQPGAGDP is encoded by the coding sequence ATGCCGAGACGAGGAACCGCGGCCAAGTCGACCACCAAACGTCCATCGTCCGAGCGGACGTCTCCCAAACGCAGAAAAGCCGGGCCGAGGAAAGCGCGGCCAACCGATCCCGTGCCCAAGGCGGTGCTGGAGTTCTGCGCCAACGCGCATGGGTCGGAGGTGGCGGGGGTGCGGTGCAAAGAGGAGCCGGAGGAGACCGGTGGGGCCTGCCTGGTGGTGCGGGGGAGGCGATGCCCGTGGTTCGAGGAGGCCGTGCTGCCGGATCATGTGGTGCCGGAATCGGTGCGGGTCGCGTACTGGGCGTCGCGACATCAGCCGGGCGCGGGCGATCCGTGA
- a CDS encoding protein of unknown function (Evidence 5 : Unknown function) — protein sequence MPDREDAPDRYEDLERQVEQNVAALESGRLPLEEEVALAVATARLLDRMEELLRQAQRDLEETAK from the coding sequence ATGCCGGATCGGGAGGATGCGCCTGATCGCTACGAGGATCTGGAGCGGCAGGTGGAGCAGAACGTGGCGGCGCTGGAATCCGGACGACTGCCGCTGGAAGAGGAGGTGGCCCTGGCCGTCGCCACCGCCCGGCTGCTGGATCGCATGGAGGAGCTGCTGCGCCAAGCCCAGCGGGATCTGGAGGAGACCGCCAAATGA
- a CDS encoding transposase encodes MKVSIGKAAKELGVSPETLRRWEAEGKIRVERTPGGHRRYDLASLRGWTRKEPEPKERITLAYARVSTHDQKADLERQVELLETFCATNGWRYEVIRDLGSGLNYHKRGLRELLRRICSGQVSRLVVTHKDRLLRFGSELVFSLCEHFGTEVVIINAPEEASFEEELVQDVLEIITVFSARLYGSRSRKNRDIMKRLQEAADALRPENALGSG; translated from the coding sequence ATGAAGGTTTCGATCGGAAAAGCAGCCAAAGAACTGGGAGTGTCGCCGGAGACGTTGCGCCGCTGGGAAGCGGAAGGGAAGATCCGGGTGGAGCGGACACCGGGCGGGCACCGCCGGTACGATCTGGCCAGCCTTCGCGGATGGACCCGCAAGGAACCGGAACCGAAAGAGCGGATCACTCTTGCCTATGCCCGGGTATCCACCCACGACCAGAAAGCGGATCTGGAGAGGCAGGTGGAGCTGCTGGAGACCTTTTGCGCCACGAACGGGTGGCGGTACGAAGTGATCCGCGATCTGGGTTCCGGGCTGAACTACCACAAACGGGGTCTCCGGGAACTCCTTCGCCGGATCTGTTCCGGCCAGGTCAGTCGGCTGGTGGTCACCCACAAGGATCGCCTGCTTCGGTTCGGGTCGGAGTTGGTCTTCTCCTTGTGCGAGCATTTCGGGACGGAGGTGGTCATCATCAACGCCCCGGAAGAGGCGTCGTTCGAGGAAGAGCTGGTGCAGGACGTGCTGGAGATCATCACAGTGTTTTCGGCCCGGCTGTACGGGAGCCGGAGCCGGAAGAACCGGGACATCATGAAACGACTGCAGGAGGCGGCCGATGCACTCCGCCCTGAAAATGCGCTTGGAAGTGGATGA
- the xseA gene encoding Exodeoxyribonuclease 7 large subunit, protein MVAAHEVLTARRFTVPQYVQAIDRMLRDRVDRAGEFWLMGDVVDARPSGTRGHRYWSLRDPNTDVRVRCVQWAGAIGEDDGDWMRDGTAVEALGHPEVMRRDGQILFVVSTVRRIGEGTTARARDELIGRLTREGVIGRAKRPLPRLPAWIGVVTSDSGAAVHDVRTVAHRRYPGMLVRLFPAAVQGDRAVPALLAALDAAYAATPPVLLIGRGGGNPTDLAAFDDEAVLRKVAASPCPTISMVGHAIDHAVLDLVADAAAPTPSAAAELATPDWLAMDDALRRQRNRLRLAVMASQRRRVDRIASLRGRVPTRAQMLDRRIQRIRLSKARLQRFADRAIGEMARRLDRHRMRLDRVVASGLEARSAHLRSWRERVQALDPLRVLERGYAMVTDDHGRRVTAASADGGLLIRWLDGCRRAVVVPKEEDGHAGSGGCA, encoded by the coding sequence ATGGTGGCGGCACACGAGGTGTTGACGGCCCGTCGGTTCACGGTGCCCCAGTACGTGCAGGCCATTGATCGCATGTTGCGGGATCGCGTGGATCGGGCGGGCGAGTTCTGGCTAATGGGAGATGTGGTGGACGCCAGACCCAGCGGGACAAGGGGTCACCGCTATTGGAGTCTCCGGGATCCCAACACCGACGTCCGGGTGCGATGCGTCCAGTGGGCTGGCGCGATTGGCGAGGACGACGGCGATTGGATGCGGGATGGCACCGCAGTGGAGGCGCTGGGGCATCCGGAGGTGATGCGCCGGGACGGCCAGATCCTGTTCGTCGTCTCGACGGTGCGACGGATTGGAGAGGGAACCACCGCCAGAGCGCGGGACGAGCTGATCGGGCGACTGACCAGGGAGGGGGTCATCGGCCGCGCCAAGCGGCCACTGCCTAGACTGCCAGCCTGGATCGGGGTCGTGACGTCCGACTCCGGAGCCGCCGTGCACGATGTGCGTACCGTGGCGCACCGGCGCTATCCGGGAATGCTGGTGCGCCTGTTCCCTGCCGCAGTGCAGGGGGATCGGGCCGTCCCCGCCTTGCTGGCCGCGCTGGATGCCGCCTATGCGGCGACCCCCCCGGTGCTGCTGATCGGACGCGGTGGAGGCAATCCCACCGATCTGGCCGCATTCGACGACGAGGCCGTCTTGCGCAAGGTGGCCGCATCCCCGTGCCCCACCATCAGCATGGTGGGGCACGCCATCGACCATGCCGTCCTGGATCTGGTGGCGGACGCCGCCGCCCCCACCCCCAGCGCGGCGGCCGAGCTGGCCACGCCGGATTGGCTGGCGATGGACGATGCGCTGCGCAGGCAGCGGAACCGCCTGCGGCTGGCCGTGATGGCCTCCCAGCGTCGTCGTGTGGATCGCATCGCGTCCTTGCGCGGACGGGTGCCGACCCGGGCTCAGATGCTGGATCGCAGGATCCAGCGCATCCGTTTGTCGAAGGCGCGGCTGCAACGGTTCGCGGATCGTGCCATTGGGGAGATGGCCCGCCGGTTGGATCGGCATCGGATGCGGCTGGATCGGGTCGTCGCCAGCGGTCTGGAGGCGAGATCCGCGCATCTGCGGTCCTGGCGCGAACGGGTGCAGGCTCTGGATCCCCTGCGGGTGCTGGAGCGGGGATACGCCATGGTCACCGACGATCACGGTAGGCGGGTGACCGCCGCGTCGGCCGATGGCGGACTCCTCATTCGATGGTTGGACGGCTGTCGACGCGCCGTGGTGGTACCGAAGGAGGAGGACGGGCATGCCGGATCGGGAGGATGCGCCTGA
- a CDS encoding protein of unknown function (Evidence 5 : Unknown function), with product MDAVWTITYLVDGYPDPVEVGASAVAAGPAAVLEEIRRQVGRPVDWSQCMEVYRARAIAGGGFIGG from the coding sequence GTGGACGCTGTCTGGACGATCACGTATCTGGTGGACGGGTATCCGGATCCGGTGGAGGTGGGCGCATCCGCGGTGGCGGCCGGGCCTGCGGCCGTGCTGGAGGAAATCCGGCGGCAGGTCGGACGCCCTGTGGATTGGTCGCAGTGCATGGAGGTGTACCGCGCCAGGGCGATCGCTGGTGGTGGCTTCATCGGGGGCTGA
- a CDS encoding protein of unknown function (Evidence 5 : Unknown function), which produces MRWPWGRRTSSRRSAMPFDNPSPSWDGRERRREPRVPLRVPVLVVQVHGGRQFQSLTLDGSRSGCRFLSPQALSPGETVVLALSSRSSPDVQVRGMLRVVRHLEPRDGSGWWEVAGVWDPPLFGSAADRWMGFLNRWKETVRL; this is translated from the coding sequence ATGCGATGGCCCTGGGGGCGGAGGACGAGCAGTCGTCGCTCCGCCATGCCGTTTGATAATCCCTCACCATCATGGGACGGCAGGGAGCGTCGACGCGAGCCCCGTGTGCCGCTACGGGTTCCGGTGCTGGTGGTGCAAGTCCATGGAGGTCGGCAGTTCCAGTCACTAACGCTGGACGGTTCGCGATCCGGATGCCGGTTTCTGAGCCCGCAGGCCCTGTCGCCCGGGGAGACGGTGGTGCTGGCTCTCTCGTCCCGCTCGTCGCCTGACGTGCAGGTGCGGGGCATGCTTCGTGTGGTGCGGCACCTGGAGCCACGGGACGGATCCGGTTGGTGGGAGGTGGCTGGGGTGTGGGATCCTCCCCTGTTCGGCTCGGCGGCAGATCGCTGGATGGGCTTTCTGAATCGTTGGAAGGAGACGGTTCGCCTATGA
- a CDS encoding EAL domain-containing protein, with the protein MTTPSAPIRLAYWLQPIVALETGAIIGREWLTRGAGETSAAQLWSWAARTGRVAALEWQVLEDIRRWRRQLPPEPVWVNLHPDGVAALAQWDPVAARAGLAPVVWEILELAGWATNLIERVAGSAPVALDDWGESVGTTTRLTTWPVQWVKLDAGLVWQAPVRFGLGRWLQLVRGFAQDRGIRLVAEGVETQAQYAVAKELGFFAAQGFAIARPTQWAEVEWHPPPPSLPPRAWRAERDRR; encoded by the coding sequence ATGACCACCCCATCGGCGCCCATCCGCTTGGCTTATTGGCTTCAGCCCATTGTGGCTCTAGAAACCGGAGCCATTATTGGGCGGGAGTGGTTGACCCGGGGAGCAGGGGAGACCTCGGCCGCCCAGCTTTGGAGCTGGGCGGCCAGAACTGGGCGTGTGGCGGCGCTGGAGTGGCAGGTGCTGGAGGACATTCGTCGCTGGAGGCGACAGCTGCCGCCGGAGCCGGTGTGGGTCAACCTGCACCCAGATGGGGTGGCGGCTCTGGCGCAATGGGATCCTGTGGCGGCGCGGGCGGGCTTGGCACCAGTCGTCTGGGAGATCCTTGAGCTGGCCGGATGGGCCACGAACCTGATCGAGCGGGTGGCTGGCAGCGCTCCGGTGGCGCTGGATGATTGGGGGGAGTCCGTTGGCACCACGACCCGACTGACGACCTGGCCGGTGCAGTGGGTCAAGCTGGACGCAGGGTTGGTGTGGCAGGCTCCCGTTCGATTTGGCTTGGGACGCTGGCTGCAGCTCGTCCGCGGTTTTGCTCAGGATCGGGGAATCCGGCTGGTGGCGGAGGGCGTGGAGACGCAGGCGCAGTATGCCGTGGCCAAAGAGCTGGGCTTCTTCGCCGCCCAGGGGTTCGCCATCGCCCGTCCCACCCAGTGGGCTGAGGTGGAGTGGCACCCTCCGCCTCCTTCCCTGCCGCCGAGGGCTTGGCGGGCGGAGCGGGATCGCCGTTGA
- a CDS encoding protein of unknown function (Evidence 5 : Unknown function) — translation MAHAGAGLLETFGLPARRQAVERGPSRSLHPANDGAPRPEASDGLPLARKALCVWEGCGVGSVVRFPSGVVELWWDERTRRGWVKRQGGSVWRRVPDDVSSMEDALGWCVATMRATAIDVLRRDGPPEEA, via the coding sequence ATGGCTCATGCCGGGGCGGGTCTTTTGGAGACTTTCGGGCTGCCCGCGCGCAGACAAGCTGTCGAACGCGGCCCATCGCGTTCGCTCCACCCGGCTAACGACGGCGCACCACGTCCTGAAGCTTCCGATGGCCTTCCGCTAGCGCGGAAGGCCCTTTGCGTGTGGGAGGGATGCGGCGTGGGATCCGTGGTGCGGTTCCCATCCGGGGTGGTGGAGCTGTGGTGGGACGAGCGCACCCGCCGCGGATGGGTCAAGCGGCAGGGGGGCTCCGTTTGGCGGCGCGTACCGGACGACGTGTCGTCCATGGAGGACGCCTTGGGCTGGTGCGTCGCCACCATGCGCGCCACCGCGATCGACGTGTTGCGGCGGGACGGCCCGCCGGAGGAGGCGTAG
- a CDS encoding protein of unknown function (Evidence 5 : Unknown function) yields the protein MFSMPLRLVCPVCGEAHALEVRDSPALADPDPILRRYPRAYVWCATCDSSFEPGVRPILLRQLGVPLWPDIEEA from the coding sequence GTGTTCTCCATGCCATTGCGGCTGGTCTGCCCGGTCTGCGGAGAGGCCCACGCGCTGGAGGTGCGGGACAGCCCGGCCTTGGCGGACCCCGATCCGATCCTGCGCCGATATCCCAGGGCCTACGTCTGGTGCGCGACCTGCGACTCCAGCTTCGAGCCAGGGGTGCGACCCATCCTGCTGCGGCAACTGGGCGTCCCGTTGTGGCCGGACATCGAGGAGGCGTGA
- a CDS encoding exported protein of unknown function (Evidence 5 : Unknown function) translates to MRRGSRWRWAALAGVVLSMGGAIAPSPGALAISKAATGPPVPHPPDPTANIQPDPDFWNACLALGWHSNRCRSETLAALASARAKEGLPPIALPSSWTRMTPAAQVATLVNAERVARGLHPLILDPNVNQWAASGAEQHADPTPAPGSRNPDMVGWASIWAASPTALVADYIWMYEDGWSGSQQSTSNVDCTGPTAPGCWGHRNNILLEWHPFLNEYGWQPGLWDPVMGTAQAPWSNGQPWSQGWGSWTALMGAATGVVEESGTPLPPTTPGTAWRPPGVSRIAGTTRSATAAAIAMSAFPHGSRTVVIVDGRQALPDAAYAAPLAAEMRAPLLEASSAQQLGPSTTAAVRALHPSNAVLVGSANTESLRSGLVALGVQVTGLGGSSISAAVAGFLGSRSSHGVVVLAANVPGHQVDLVPAAVAASALGAPLIPVTSAADGTGWAVPASDEAIVSAASQVVLVGSVASGRIVGLPPSASVRRLAGTTRFSTTAAVASALDSIPKGVWVANGSDGHWVDALAAAPVAAEDQNAVTLVDGGMVPRSTRSWLSGLPDGVPITTVGGPAAVPVGMGAVVAGWMGAPPEP, encoded by the coding sequence TTGCGACGAGGTTCTCGCTGGCGATGGGCGGCGCTAGCTGGAGTCGTCCTGTCGATGGGCGGAGCGATCGCTCCGTCTCCTGGCGCGCTCGCCATCAGCAAGGCGGCCACGGGGCCGCCTGTGCCGCATCCTCCGGATCCGACGGCCAACATCCAGCCGGATCCGGATTTCTGGAACGCCTGTCTAGCTCTCGGATGGCACTCGAACCGTTGCCGATCCGAGACCCTGGCCGCCCTGGCGTCCGCCCGCGCCAAGGAGGGCCTGCCCCCCATTGCATTGCCGTCGAGCTGGACCCGGATGACGCCAGCGGCCCAGGTGGCGACGCTCGTGAACGCGGAGCGGGTCGCCAGGGGGCTGCATCCGCTGATCCTGGATCCCAACGTCAACCAGTGGGCAGCGTCGGGGGCCGAGCAGCACGCGGATCCGACGCCAGCTCCTGGATCGCGGAATCCCGACATGGTGGGATGGGCCTCCATCTGGGCCGCCTCCCCCACCGCCCTGGTGGCGGACTACATCTGGATGTATGAGGATGGATGGTCCGGATCCCAGCAATCCACGTCGAACGTGGATTGCACCGGGCCGACGGCGCCCGGTTGCTGGGGGCACCGGAACAACATCCTGCTCGAATGGCACCCATTTCTGAACGAGTATGGATGGCAGCCCGGCCTTTGGGATCCCGTGATGGGGACTGCGCAGGCCCCCTGGTCCAATGGCCAACCCTGGAGTCAGGGATGGGGGTCGTGGACCGCCCTGATGGGTGCCGCCACAGGCGTGGTGGAGGAGAGCGGGACGCCGCTGCCTCCGACCACTCCAGGCACTGCTTGGCGACCTCCTGGCGTCTCCCGCATCGCTGGCACCACCAGATCCGCCACTGCGGCGGCCATCGCCATGTCCGCGTTTCCGCACGGATCCCGGACAGTGGTCATCGTGGACGGGCGGCAGGCTCTTCCTGATGCGGCGTATGCCGCTCCGCTGGCTGCGGAGATGCGGGCTCCCCTGCTGGAGGCGTCTTCCGCCCAGCAGCTGGGTCCCTCCACAACGGCCGCAGTGCGGGCGCTGCATCCATCGAATGCCGTGCTCGTGGGGTCGGCGAACACGGAGTCGCTGAGATCCGGGCTGGTGGCGCTTGGCGTCCAGGTAACGGGGTTGGGCGGATCGTCCATCTCCGCGGCTGTGGCGGGGTTCCTGGGATCGCGATCCTCCCATGGCGTGGTGGTGCTGGCGGCCAACGTTCCGGGCCACCAGGTGGATCTGGTGCCGGCCGCCGTGGCCGCCAGCGCACTGGGTGCGCCGCTCATCCCCGTGACGAGCGCGGCGGACGGCACGGGCTGGGCGGTGCCCGCCTCCGACGAGGCCATCGTGTCCGCCGCGTCCCAAGTGGTGCTGGTGGGATCGGTGGCCTCCGGCCGGATCGTTGGGCTGCCTCCGTCCGCTTCCGTGCGGCGCCTCGCCGGGACCACGCGGTTCTCTACGACAGCCGCTGTGGCCTCCGCATTGGACTCCATCCCGAAGGGAGTCTGGGTGGCGAACGGATCCGATGGGCATTGGGTGGACGCCCTGGCTGCTGCCCCCGTCGCGGCGGAGGATCAGAACGCCGTGACGCTGGTGGACGGCGGGATGGTGCCGCGGTCGACCCGATCCTGGTTGAGCGGCCTGCCAGACGGGGTGCCGATCACCACCGTTGGCGGGCCAGCCGCGGTGCCCGTCGGGATGGGTGCGGTGGTGGCCGGATGGATGGGGGCGCCACCAGAACCATGA